The genomic segment TCGTGGGCCAGACTTGGCAGATCGCCCTCTGCGCCTGGTTGAACAGCGCCGGGCGGGCGGTGTTCTTCAGCTGCTACGGCGTGACCGTCACGACGCTGGCCGCTCCCGGCCAACGCGAGCGCTGGTTCGGTCTCCTGGGGTCGGCGCGCAACCTCGGCTACGCGCTCGGCGGGCTCCTCTCCGCCGTCGCCGTGAGCATCGGCACTCAGGGCGCCTACGCCGCGATCGTGGTCGCCAACGCCTTGTCCTACGTCGCCGCGTTCGTGCTGATGCTGGCCGTGCCGAACGTCCGCCCCGAGGCGGGCCAGGACCCTGCCGGCGGCTGGGGGCGCGTGCTCCGGGACCGGCCGTACCTGTCACTGGTCGCGCATCAACTGTGCTTCGCCATCTCCTTGTTCGCCCTCAACATCGCGATACCGGTCTACGCCGTGGACGTGCTGGGACTGCCCGGGTGGACGGCCGGCGCGGTGTTCACGCTCAACACGCTGATGGTCGGTTTCGGCCAGGGCGTCGTCGTCGGTCGGCTCGGCGGGCGGATCCGCAGCCGCGTCCTCGTCGCCGGACACGCATGCTTCGCGGCGGGCTACCTCCTGTTTCTCGCCGCCGGCCACGTGGCCGGGCTCGCCCTCGCGGTCGGCGTGGTGTTGCTCGGCGCCGGCAGCTACACCCTCGGTGAGATCCTCGGCGGCCCCATCACGTCGACGGTCGCCGCGGAGAGTGCCCCAGACGCTCTCCGCGGCCGGTACTTGGCCCTCAACCAGCTCGCCGTGACGGTCGCGGGAGCGGTCGCTCCGGCCGCGCTCTCCGGGTTGCTGTCCACCGGGGCCGCCTCGATCTGGCTGACCCTGGTGGGCGTCAGCCTCCTCGGAGCGGCGCTCGCCACGACGATCGGCAGAGTGGTGCCGGCGGCCGGGAGCCGCATCGGAAGTATCCAACCAGTCGATTCCCAGGTGTAGTTCGCGGCCGCCGCAGCAGACTGCTCACCCCGGCGGACGGCAGGGCCCGCCCCCGCAGAGCCTTCGGCGTGCGCGACGGCGACTCACGCCCCGGCCAGCTCCAGGCGATCCAGCAGCCCGGCCGCCGTGAAGGCGTCGACCAGGTGGGTGCGGCCCTCGGTGAAGTGGCCCCAGCTGTCGAAGTGGACGGGAACCACGCGGCGGGCCGCGAGGATGGTGGCGGCTTCGGCGGCCTGGGTGCTGTCGAGAGTGAGCAGGGCGCCGTCGAACAGGGCCGTACGAGCGGCGCCGGCGAAGAGGACGGCGGTGTCCACCGGGGCGAAGCGGTCGGCGATCCGCCGGACCATGTCCAGTGAGGCGTTGTCGCCGCTGACGTAGACGGTGGGCAGGTCGGGGGCGGTCAGGACGAATCCGATCACCTCGCCGGTGACCGGTTCGCAGCCCTCGGGCCC from the Streptomyces sp. NBC_01335 genome contains:
- a CDS encoding MFS transporter, producing MSLIDHTPRSSSPRHGRFVAAIVIDSLGTGVFIPVSMLYFLATTSLTLVQVGAALTTAGLLALPAGPLAGGLVDRYGTKPVLQAANLAQALGFAGYLVVGQTWQIALCAWLNSAGRAVFFSCYGVTVTTLAAPGQRERWFGLLGSARNLGYALGGLLSAVAVSIGTQGAYAAIVVANALSYVAAFVLMLAVPNVRPEAGQDPAGGWGRVLRDRPYLSLVAHQLCFAISLFALNIAIPVYAVDVLGLPGWTAGAVFTLNTLMVGFGQGVVVGRLGGRIRSRVLVAGHACFAAGYLLFLAAGHVAGLALAVGVVLLGAGSYTLGEILGGPITSTVAAESAPDALRGRYLALNQLAVTVAGAVAPAALSGLLSTGAASIWLTLVGVSLLGAALATTIGRVVPAAGSRIGSIQPVDSQV